TATCCGCAGGTTCTTCGCAATCGGCCCCGCACAGTGATCGGCCTCGTGATCGGCATCATCGTCGCGCTCCTCGTGCCCGGTCATACGAGTCCGATGGCCCGCACGCTGATCGGCTGGGACGCGGCCATCTGGAGCTACCTGCTGATGATCTGGGTGCACATGGCTCTCGCCGACGAACATCGCGTGCGTGAATACGCGATGCGCGACGACGAAAACGCGGGCGTCGTGCTCTTCGTGATCTGTGTCGCGACGGTCGCGAGCATCGCGGCAATCGTGCTCGAACTCGCATCGGCGAAGGGCGCGGGCGGCGCGTCGGTCGCCTGGCACTACCTGCTGACCGGTCTGACGCTGATCGGTGCATGGTTCCTGATTCCGACGATCTTCACGCTGCACTACGCGCGCCTGTACTACGACACCGACGCGCGCGAACCCGCGTTGAAGTTCCCCGATCACCATTTGCTGCCGAACTACTGGGACTTCATGTACTACTCGTTCACGATCGCGGTCGCGTCGCAGACCTCCGACGTCGTGCTGCGCTCGCGCGAGATTCGTCGCGCGACGCTCGCGCAATCGATCCTGTCGTTCTACTTCAACGTCGCGGTGCTCGGCTTGTGCGTGAACATCGCGGCGGGGCTGCTGGGTTCCTGACCCTGCTCCTGTGCTGCTTCCGGATGAACGTCACGCGAATGCCACGCGCGTGCCATACGGTTGCCACGCGCGCAGCATCGTAGGTCCGGCCGTGTAAAACCGGCCCCACACCGGCCCGTTTTACCTGCCGGGCCACCCGCAGCGGGCGTAACAGTGCACGCTTTCCCGCGCGCGCTCCGTGCGCCCGCGCACCTTCGGCGTCCGCCGTCTCGCTGTACCCTCGCCCTTTCTCCGCCGGCGCGCCGCCCGACGGCTCACCGCGTTGGCACACGGTTTGCTCGTTTCCGCGACGAGCGATCACCAGCCCCGTTCTACCGCCGTCTGGCGTCAATGCACCCGCGACTGGCAAGCGGCGTGACGATCTTTGCACTACATTGACCAGTACGCGCCCCCGCTGACGCATCGCGTGGTATCCGGCTCGGGAAGCCCGATGAGCGCTGTGATCGCATGCCAACTGCATCCACACCGCAGCAGGACAACTCTGGAAACGACCGATGGAACCTCCAAACGGGTACGCGCCGCGGATTTACTTTTTCCATTCACTTCTCGTCGGGCCCCTCGATGCCTGGCCCGCGCAGTTCGCTCACGCGGCCGGGCTCGGCTTCGATCATGCGTTGATCGGCGGGC
The genomic region above belongs to Paraburkholderia sp. HP33-1 and contains:
- a CDS encoding DUF1345 domain-containing protein, translated to MTIKYYPQVLRNRPRTVIGLVIGIIVALLVPGHTSPMARTLIGWDAAIWSYLLMIWVHMALADEHRVREYAMRDDENAGVVLFVICVATVASIAAIVLELASAKGAGGASVAWHYLLTGLTLIGAWFLIPTIFTLHYARLYYDTDAREPALKFPDHHLLPNYWDFMYYSFTIAVASQTSDVVLRSREIRRATLAQSILSFYFNVAVLGLCVNIAAGLLGS